The sequence below is a genomic window from Candidatus Methylomirabilis tolerans.
GCAAGAGAATGGCGAGACCGGCAACCTCTGAAGCGGCCGACAGAAGAGCCGCCACAGGGGTCGGAGCGCCTTCATACACGTCAGGGATATACATGTGGAACGGGACCGCCGCGATCTTGAATCCAAATCCGGCGACTAGCATCACCATGCCCAGGATGAGCGCCGGATTCGAGAGAGTGTCCGCTGAGATCATCGAGGCGATCTCTCTCAGACCGATAGTACCGGTCAGGCCATACAACATGACAATGCCGTACAACATAATCGCGGAGGAAAACCCGCCCATCAGCAGGTACTTCAGGGCGGCTTCGCTGCTGCGTCGTTCTCGCTTCATAAAACCGGCCAGTATGTAGATGGAAATCGACATCATCTCCAGCCCGATGTAGAGGATCAGGAGATCGACAGCGCTGACCATCAACATCATGCCGAGTGTGGCAAAGAGGATGAGAGGGTAGAACTCGCCTTTGTCGATCCGTTCGTTCTTCAGGTAGCCGATCGACATCAGCAGGATCAGCGCAGCAGAGACCAGGAATACGATCTTGAAGAAGAATGCGAACGGATCGCTGATATATTGCCCGCTGAAGGCGGACTGTGTCACCCCCCATTGGCGCATCAGGACCATAAATGTGCCAAGCACGCCAACGATGCTCAGATATCCCAGCCAGTCTCGTCCGCCTTTAGGGGCGATGAAATCGAGCGCAAGGATCCCCATAGCCACGAGGCTCAGGATCACCTCCGGCGAGGTTGTGGAGAGATCGGCCATGTTGAATACTTGAGTCATCGAGATCCTTCGACGTGGCTGGCCGCAGATCCCTTGACGGGGAGGACTGACCCCTCGTGACCGGGCTCAGAGGCGACTTCGACCTGGCCTGCGGCGGGCGGTGTTGACTCGCTCAGGTATGGTTCGGTAGTCGTGACCGTTTTATGCACCCGCGCCAGAACATAATTGACCGACGCCTCTGTCCGACTCAGGAATGGAGATGGGTAGAGACCGATCCAGAAACACATAATCACGATCGGCACAAGGGTGGTGAGCTCCCTGGCGCTCAGGTCGGGAAGATTCGCATTCTTGGGGTTTTCCAACGCCCCGAACATGGTCCGCTGAAAGAGCCACAGCATATAGGCCGCGCCGAGCACGATTCCGGTCACGGCAAAGGCAGCATAGACATAATTGACCTTGAACGCGCCGACCAGAATCAAAAACTCTCCGATGAAGCCGTTCAGTCCGGGGAGTCCCATCGAAGAAAACATGATGATCGCAAAGAGGGTGGAGTAGACCGGCATCTGCTTGGATAGGCCCCCAAACTCCGAGATCTGTCTCGTATGTCGGCGATCATAGATCAGACCCACGATCAGGAAGAGCGCGCCGGTTGAGAGGCCGTGGTTGATCATCTGGATAATGGCGCCCTGAACTCCCTGGAAATTCAGGGCGAACATGCCCAACATCACAAACCCCATGTGGCTGACAGAGCTGTAGGCGATCAGTCGCTTCATGTCGGTCTGAACCATACAGACCAACGCGCCGTAGATAATCGCGATGATCGACAGGGTCATAATCATCGGAACAAAGTGTTGGGTGGCCTCCGGAAGCATCGGCAGGTTGAACCGGATGAAACCGTATGTTCCCATCTTCAGAAGGACACCGGCTAGAATGACACTGCCCGCCGTCGGGGCATCGGTGTGCGCGTCAGGCAGCCAGGTATGGAAGGGAAACATCGGGACCTTGATGGCGAAGCCCAAAAAGAAGGCCAGCCAGACCAGGTCCTGAAACGACAACGGGATGCCCAGCAGCGTCACAACAGGAGTCGATGGATACGACACCTTCATCAACTCAAAAATATCAAACGTGTAGGTTCCCGTCTCGGCGCCGTGATAGAAGTAGACGGCAAGGATCCCCAGCAGCATGATGACGCCGCCGAACAGCGTATACAGAAAGAACTTGATGGCCGAGTACAGGCGGCGATCGCTTCCCCAGATACCGATCAGGAAATACATCGGGACCAGCATCACTTCCCAAAAGATGTAGAAGAGAAAGAAGTCCATAGAGAAAAAGACCCCGAGCATGCCGGTCTCCAGCATCAGCATGAAGGCATAATACTCCTTCAACCTCATGCTCACCGATTCCCATGAACAGACGACCGTAATAACGGAGAGGGATGTGGTCAACATGACCAGCCACAGGGTGATCCCGTCGAGACCGAAGAAGTAGGTCACACCAATCGAGGGAATCCAGGAGACCTTCTCCACAAACTGCATCTCCGCAGTCGTCGAGTCGAAGTAGGCCGGGATCCAGAGGGACACCAGGAGGTCGGCTAC
It includes:
- a CDS encoding NADH-quinone oxidoreductase subunit N, producing the protein MTQVFNMADLSTTSPEVILSLVAMGILALDFIAPKGGRDWLGYLSIVGVLGTFMVLMRQWGVTQSAFSGQYISDPFAFFFKIVFLVSAALILLMSIGYLKNERIDKGEFYPLILFATLGMMLMVSAVDLLILYIGLEMMSISIYILAGFMKRERRSSEAALKYLLMGGFSSAIMLYGIVMLYGLTGTIGLREIASMISADTLSNPALILGMVMLVAGFGFKIAAVPFHMYIPDVYEGAPTPVAALLSAASEVAGLAILLRVFLVAIPGLQDRWTLLFYVLSLLTMTIGNVVAIAQSNIKRMLAYSSIAHIGYLLIGLVAGRELGISAVLLYTLIYAMMTLGAFAMVILLCVGEVKGERIDDFTGLAQRSPMAAAVMLIFLLSLAGVPPTAGFVGKFYLFGAAIERGYVWLAIIAVINSAISLFYYMKVVVAMYMQDLPPQGLTLSSSAPLRLALFVTLVATIAIGIYPGPFLELARASVVGLW
- a CDS encoding NADH-quinone oxidoreductase subunit M translates to MNALEFPILSLMTYLPLVGIVVLALLPKESKNGIRWTALAFTVADLLVSLWIPAYFDSTTAEMQFVEKVSWIPSIGVTYFFGLDGITLWLVMLTTSLSVITVVCSWESVSMRLKEYYAFMLMLETGMLGVFFSMDFFLFYIFWEVMLVPMYFLIGIWGSDRRLYSAIKFFLYTLFGGVIMLLGILAVYFYHGAETGTYTFDIFELMKVSYPSTPVVTLLGIPLSFQDLVWLAFFLGFAIKVPMFPFHTWLPDAHTDAPTAGSVILAGVLLKMGTYGFIRFNLPMLPEATQHFVPMIMTLSIIAIIYGALVCMVQTDMKRLIAYSSVSHMGFVMLGMFALNFQGVQGAIIQMINHGLSTGALFLIVGLIYDRRHTRQISEFGGLSKQMPVYSTLFAIIMFSSMGLPGLNGFIGEFLILVGAFKVNYVYAAFAVTGIVLGAAYMLWLFQRTMFGALENPKNANLPDLSARELTTLVPIVIMCFWIGLYPSPFLSRTEASVNYVLARVHKTVTTTEPYLSESTPPAAGQVEVASEPGHEGSVLPVKGSAASHVEGSR